The following coding sequences are from one Candidatus Obscuribacterales bacterium window:
- a CDS encoding GAF domain-containing protein yields MLLTTVLLFLHQLKNILVSGSSPSAQQSQSLRRILDRIRGSLELNVVLQTAVDEISDLLGVESCLFFWYFKDIQRIQVVCQTQPSEHPSLVGYYSLARFGSAATLVRKGEFAAGLTTSPSHGQGLLSRPFIQMRSPHLPRWDVLGQPVNLLVPVKGQANALGFIAALGPCSTPLSSADLDLIQTIAQQLEVAIYQAQLYETIQKQARREQVVNYITNQTRQSLDLRLVLSQTITQVMDAIGSDRCLVHLVNPPDETSQLFQSLPDTERIGNVFRQHYLFEVCRPPFLPSIEGFDTNGPI; encoded by the coding sequence TGGTGTCTGGCTCTTCTCCCTCCGCGCAGCAAAGTCAATCCTTGCGTCGTATTCTCGATCGCATTCGCGGCTCTCTAGAGCTGAATGTGGTGCTGCAAACGGCTGTCGATGAAATCTCCGACTTGTTGGGGGTCGAGTCCTGCTTATTTTTCTGGTACTTCAAAGATATTCAGCGGATTCAAGTGGTTTGCCAAACCCAGCCATCCGAGCATCCATCCCTGGTGGGCTACTATTCCCTGGCTCGCTTTGGCAGTGCGGCTACGTTGGTGCGTAAAGGGGAATTTGCGGCGGGGCTCACAACGTCCCCATCCCATGGACAAGGGCTGTTGAGTCGTCCGTTTATTCAAATGCGATCGCCCCATCTACCGCGATGGGATGTACTGGGGCAGCCGGTAAATTTGCTGGTGCCGGTGAAGGGACAGGCTAATGCTCTTGGGTTTATTGCGGCTCTGGGCCCTTGCAGTACGCCGTTAAGCTCTGCTGATCTGGATCTGATTCAAACCATTGCCCAGCAGCTTGAGGTGGCTATTTACCAAGCGCAGCTCTACGAAACCATCCAAAAACAGGCGCGACGGGAGCAGGTGGTGAACTACATCACCAATCAAACTCGCCAAAGTTTGGATCTACGCTTGGTGCTGTCCCAAACCATTACCCAGGTTATGGATGCCATTGGCAGCGATCGCTGCCTGGTGCATTTGGTTAACCCGCCGGATGAAACCTCTCAGTTGTTTCAAAGCCTGCCGGATACCGAGCGCATTGGCAACGTTTTTCGCCAACACTACCTCTTTGAAGTCTGTCGTCCGCCCTTTTTGCCGTCGATTGAGGGCTTTGACACCAACGGGCCCATT